GGGCGCGCCGCAGCCCTTGCCCACCGATCCGGAGGCCGGCGACCAGGACCCCAGCCTGCTGGTCCTGCGCTCGGGGCGGATCGTCCTCGGCAGCTTCGGCTGGTACCCGATGTCGGCGCGCCACGGCCTGCGGCTGCGCGAGAAGGGCGTCCACCTGCTGGGCAACGCGGAGACGTCGGGGACCTTCTTCCTGTTCTGGGGCGGCAGCACCCGCGTCAGCGACGACGGCGGGCGGCACTGGTCGGCCCACCGCTACCTGCCGGAGTTGCCGGACCAGGGGCCGATCCTGCCCGGCCTGCGCCCGATGCTGGGCGGTGCGGTGCGCGGGCGGGCGGTGGAGGCGCCGGATGGCACGCTGCTGATGGCGACCTACACCGGCGGCCCCTACACCAGCTACCTGTTCGCCTCCCGTGACCGGGGGGAACACTGGGCTCTGCGCAGCACCATCGCCCGCGACCCGGCGGGCCGCGCCGGCTTCTGCGAGACCGCGCTGCACCTGACCGCGGACGGGCAACTGATTGCCTTCCACCGCACCACCGGGCTGGGCGACCGCCTCGCCACCTCCGTCTCGCACGATCTGGGGGAAAGCTGGGCGCCGTGGATCGAGAACGCCGTCATCGGACACCCCTACGACGCCTGCCCGCTGCCGGACGGGCGGCTGCTCGTCGTCTACGGCCACCGCCACCAGCCCTACGGCGTGCGCGCCCGCGTCTGGGACAGCCGGCGGGAGACGCTGGAGAGCGCGCCGGAGATCGTCCTCCGCGCCGACGCGCCGTCGCCCGACGTCGGCTATCCCTGGGCGACCGTGCTGGCGGACGGGCGGGTGGCGGTCTGCTACTACATCTGCGACGCGGCGGGCGTGCGGCACATCCAGGCGACGCTGCTGCGCGTGAGCGGCTGATTGACGGGCTCCCGCGCACCTCCTATCGTCCCCGGCCATACCGCAATCCCGTGTTTTGGGGAGTAGAGTGTCCATGAAGCCCGCCCGCCGGCCGTCGAACCCGCTGTTTTCCTCCGGCCCCTGCGCCAAGCGGCCCGGCTGGTCGCTGGACGCCCTGGACGGCGCGCTGCTCGGCCGCTCCCACCGCTCGAAGCCGGGCAA
The window above is part of the Azospirillum sp. TSH58 genome. Proteins encoded here:
- a CDS encoding sialidase family protein — protein: MLDTLSHRIVYSDRRFYASFPSAATLADGRVLVAFRRARDHRWLHGEPAEGGGDFTSVDHVDSRSHLVIQRFTPDFEPEGAPQPLPTDPEAGDQDPSLLVLRSGRIVLGSFGWYPMSARHGLRLREKGVHLLGNAETSGTFFLFWGGSTRVSDDGGRHWSAHRYLPELPDQGPILPGLRPMLGGAVRGRAVEAPDGTLLMATYTGGPYTSYLFASRDRGEHWALRSTIARDPAGRAGFCETALHLTADGQLIAFHRTTGLGDRLATSVSHDLGESWAPWIENAVIGHPYDACPLPDGRLLVVYGHRHQPYGVRARVWDSRRETLESAPEIVLRADAPSPDVGYPWATVLADGRVAVCYYICDAAGVRHIQATLLRVSG